Below is a genomic region from Citrobacter amalonaticus.
CCGTCGGCATGCTCAGCGGTATGGCTCACTCCATGATGGGTATTTCTGCGGGGCTGAACATTGGTTGGCTCGCTCATTTCATGATCGGCACGGTACTCTGGGGGCTGCTTTTTGCGCTGTTGTATAACCGGTTGCCGGGGCAAAGTGCCACAAAGAAAGGACTAATGTTCTCCGTACTGGCCTGGTTGTTGATGATGTTAATACCGATGCCCATGGCCGGTGCCGGATTCTTCGGCATAACACTGGGTATTATGGCGCCGGTGATGACACTAATACTGCATCTGATTTGGGGGGCTGTCCTTGGTTACACTTACGGACGTATGACAACTTCCCCGTTAACGCAGGGACACCCTGCCGAATAAACAGGGAGGGATACCTGACAAGGATTAAACTATGAAAGACGAAAACACTCCAAAAATCGGTGCCTACTGCGGACTGGATGGACAAAATTGCCAACCCTGCATTGTCTCCAGGGTATTGCTCATCATTGTCGTGGGATATGCACTTTTTTACCTTTTTGCCGCCCTGAAGTAACAGGTAATAGCCATTCGTTATCGGATAGTCGACAGTGAGTAATCAGGTTCTCAGCGAGTGTCTTTTCATGGAGGCACTGCCGAGTCAAAAGGCTCCCCGATACGTTTAATGGGGCCATTTTATCCCGTCACAAAGTGACATTCATAGGAACACTGACATGAAAAAACACACCGCTGCTGTAGTTGCCCTGGCGCTGGGGAGCGTACTGGCTTCCGCATCGACGACAGCCTTTGCCGCCGACAAACCGGCTATGGAGAAATGTTTTGGCGTAGCCCTGAAAGGAAAAAATGACTGTAAGGCAGGGGCAGGTACGACCTGTGCAGGAACAGCCAAAAACGATTATCAGGGAAATGCATTCAAAATGGTACCTACCGGTACCTGCCTGAAAACTGACTCATCCACATCGCCAACCGGTAAAGGTCAGTTACAGGCCTTTACCGAAAAAGCGTCCTGATAATAACCCGTCACTCAGGGAGGCCACCAGAATGACTGCCATAAACCCGATGCCAGCTCTT
It encodes:
- a CDS encoding DUF6789 family protein; protein product: MNRYLKSMAAGFIATIVLSALMVMKSSMGIMPELNPVGMLSGMAHSMMGISAGLNIGWLAHFMIGTVLWGLLFALLYNRLPGQSATKKGLMFSVLAWLLMMLIPMPMAGAGFFGITLGIMAPVMTLILHLIWGAVLGYTYGRMTTSPLTQGHPAE
- a CDS encoding BufA1 family periplasmic bufferin-type metallophore, which codes for MKKHTAAVVALALGSVLASASTTAFAADKPAMEKCFGVALKGKNDCKAGAGTTCAGTAKNDYQGNAFKMVPTGTCLKTDSSTSPTGKGQLQAFTEKAS